Proteins encoded together in one Amphritea japonica ATCC BAA-1530 window:
- the truB gene encoding tRNA pseudouridine(55) synthase TruB yields MNGIFLLDKPGGISSNRALQIVKRVYGAAKAGHTGALDPLATGMLPLCFGEATKFSQFLLDADKRYITTAKLGQRTDTSDADGVVVEERPLPDNLSSEQIDTLLQSDFTGLITQVPSMFSALKHNGQPLYKLARQGIEVEVKSRQITVHSIEVLDFRGDEVDLDIRCSKGTYIRSIVQDMGEILGCGAHVKMLRRLDSGPYKAENMMPLADLEQLVADMATDASAEQIQTHLDGLLLPPWSPVEDAPEVLLSDVQTDALCKGQRVVLEDIAAQPLVRIRDAASEKFLGIGEIDAAGQLLPRRLMSTQDL; encoded by the coding sequence GTGAATGGTATTTTTCTGCTCGATAAACCGGGCGGGATTTCGTCAAACCGGGCGCTACAAATTGTAAAACGTGTCTATGGTGCGGCTAAGGCTGGCCATACCGGCGCGTTGGATCCACTGGCAACCGGGATGTTGCCGCTTTGCTTTGGTGAAGCGACTAAGTTTTCCCAGTTTCTTCTGGATGCTGATAAGCGTTATATCACCACCGCTAAACTGGGTCAGCGAACAGATACCAGCGATGCAGATGGTGTTGTTGTTGAGGAGCGGCCATTGCCGGATAACCTCAGTAGTGAGCAGATCGATACGTTACTGCAAAGTGACTTTACCGGCCTGATTACTCAGGTGCCTTCGATGTTTTCAGCCTTGAAACATAATGGTCAGCCGCTTTATAAGCTGGCTCGTCAGGGTATTGAGGTTGAAGTAAAGAGTCGACAGATTACGGTGCATAGCATCGAAGTGCTGGATTTTCGAGGCGATGAAGTTGATCTGGATATTCGCTGCAGTAAAGGCACCTATATTCGCTCAATCGTACAGGATATGGGTGAAATACTCGGCTGTGGTGCGCATGTAAAGATGTTGCGTCGGCTCGATTCTGGCCCTTATAAGGCTGAGAATATGATGCCGCTAGCTGATTTAGAACAGCTAGTTGCGGATATGGCTACGGATGCGTCAGCAGAACAGATACAAACGCATCTGGATGGGTTATTATTGCCACCCTGGAGTCCGGTTGAAGATGCCCCTGAGGTATTGCTATCGGATGTTCAGACCGATGCTCTTTGTAAAGGGCAGCGAGTCGTGCTGGAAGATATTGCAGCACAACCACTGGTGCGCATCCGCGATGCCGCGAGTGAGAAGTTTCTGGGTATTGGTGAAATCGATGCCGCTGGGCAGTTATTGCCGCGTCGGTTAATGAGTACTCAGGATCTGTAA
- the rpsO gene encoding 30S ribosomal protein S15, whose translation MALSVEKKAEIVAEYARAEGDTGSPEVQVALLTNNIVGLQSHFKGHIHDHHSRRGLIRMVNQRRKLLDYLKKKDVTRYADLIKRLGLRR comes from the coding sequence ATGGCATTATCTGTTGAAAAGAAAGCTGAGATCGTAGCTGAATACGCACGTGCTGAAGGCGACACTGGTTCTCCTGAAGTACAAGTAGCTTTGTTGACTAACAACATTGTTGGTCTGCAGTCTCACTTTAAAGGTCACATCCATGACCACCATTCTCGTCGCGGTCTGATCCGCATGGTAAACCAGCGTCGTAAGCTGCTGGACTACCTGAAGAAGAAAGATGTTACTCGTTACGCTGATCTGATCAAGCGTCTGGGTCTGCGTCGCTAA